Proteins from one Arthrobacter sp. DNA4 genomic window:
- the glpX gene encoding class II fructose-bisphosphatase — MTQKYSTISPSLAVGHDEPDRNLALELVRVTEAAAIAGGHWVGFGDKNTADGAAVDAMRSFLQTVHFNGVVVIGEGEKDEAPMLFNGERVGDGTGPEVDVAVDPIDGTRLTALGINNALAVLAVAERGSMFDPSAVFYMEKLVTGPEAADMVDLRLPVKQNLHLIAKAKGVKVNQLNVMILDRDRHRPLVEEIREAGARTKFIMDGDVAGAIAAARSGTGVDALMGIGGTPEGIVAACAIKSLGGVIQGRLWPTSDEEKQKAIDAGHDLERVLSTNDLVSSDNCYFAATGITDGDLLKGVRYSKDKVLTQSIVMRSKSGTIRFVEGEHQASKWEGYARKN, encoded by the coding sequence ATGACCCAGAAGTACTCCACGATTTCGCCGTCCCTTGCGGTGGGCCACGACGAGCCGGACCGCAACCTTGCCCTTGAACTTGTCCGCGTCACCGAAGCCGCGGCCATCGCCGGCGGCCACTGGGTTGGCTTCGGTGACAAGAACACCGCCGACGGCGCCGCCGTCGACGCCATGCGTTCTTTCCTGCAGACCGTCCACTTCAACGGCGTTGTGGTCATCGGCGAGGGCGAGAAGGACGAAGCGCCCATGCTGTTCAACGGTGAGCGCGTTGGCGACGGCACCGGCCCCGAGGTGGACGTCGCCGTCGACCCGATCGACGGAACCCGCCTGACCGCCCTTGGCATCAACAACGCACTGGCCGTCCTGGCTGTTGCCGAGCGTGGCTCCATGTTCGATCCCTCTGCCGTGTTCTACATGGAAAAGCTCGTCACCGGCCCCGAAGCCGCAGACATGGTGGACCTGCGCCTGCCGGTCAAGCAGAACCTGCACCTGATCGCCAAGGCCAAGGGCGTGAAGGTCAACCAGCTCAACGTCATGATCCTCGACCGCGACCGCCACCGCCCGCTGGTGGAGGAGATCCGCGAAGCTGGTGCCCGCACCAAATTCATCATGGACGGCGACGTCGCCGGGGCCATTGCCGCGGCCCGCTCCGGCACCGGCGTGGACGCGCTCATGGGCATCGGCGGCACCCCCGAGGGCATCGTGGCGGCCTGTGCCATCAAGTCCCTTGGCGGCGTCATCCAGGGCCGCCTGTGGCCCACCAGCGACGAAGAGAAGCAGAAGGCCATCGACGCCGGGCACGATCTCGAACGGGTGCTCTCCACCAACGACCTCGTCTCCAGCGATAACTGCTACTTCGCCGCCACCGGCATCACGGACGGCGACCTGCTCAAGGGCGTGCGCTACTCCAAGGACAAGGTCCTCACCCAGTCCATCGTGATGCGTTCCAAGTCCGGAACCATCCGTTTCGTGGAGGGCGAGCACCAGGCCAGCAAGTGGGAAGGCTACGCCCGCAAGAACTGA
- a CDS encoding peptidoglycan bridge formation glycyltransferase FemA/FemB family protein: MIPAVVPCTDRALWDEHVDRFQGHPQQLWGWGETKAAHGWSVDRVLVKAGDETIGCAQLLVRRLPVPFRALVYIPRGPMCSVENAQLVLNRLAEHAALRHRGVALSIEPDWDRDSAFAGAVAAAGFRESTNTVLIPRTLILDLSRSDDELMAEMSKSTRANIRKAMRSDVEFRKVKNDSELDEVLAIYHQTAERAGFGIHEDQYYRDIFRNLGDSSPIIAAFDGEQMLAFTWLSRSGATAFELYGGVSAEGQKQRVNYGVKWAALQAMREDGCSRYDFNGLLNDGISDFKKQFARHENMLMGTWERPLSPFYPAYSKAMPLARKGLQQARRLLKGAAGQVRPLVRKLRPGS; the protein is encoded by the coding sequence ATGATTCCTGCTGTTGTTCCCTGTACTGACCGCGCCCTCTGGGACGAGCACGTTGACCGGTTCCAGGGGCATCCGCAACAGCTGTGGGGCTGGGGCGAGACCAAGGCGGCGCACGGCTGGTCCGTGGACCGGGTCCTGGTCAAGGCCGGGGACGAAACCATCGGCTGCGCCCAGCTCCTGGTCCGCCGGCTTCCCGTCCCCTTCCGTGCCCTGGTCTACATTCCCCGGGGACCCATGTGCTCAGTGGAGAACGCGCAGTTGGTCCTGAACCGGCTGGCCGAGCACGCCGCCCTCCGCCACCGGGGCGTGGCCCTCAGCATCGAACCGGACTGGGACCGGGATTCCGCATTTGCCGGTGCCGTGGCCGCCGCGGGCTTCCGGGAATCCACCAACACTGTCCTCATCCCGCGCACGCTCATCCTGGACCTCAGCCGCTCCGACGATGAGCTGATGGCCGAGATGTCCAAGTCCACGCGGGCAAACATCCGCAAGGCCATGCGCAGCGACGTTGAATTCCGGAAGGTCAAAAACGATTCCGAGCTGGACGAGGTGCTGGCCATCTACCACCAGACCGCGGAGCGGGCAGGATTCGGCATCCACGAGGACCAGTACTACCGGGACATCTTCCGGAACCTCGGCGACTCCTCGCCGATCATCGCCGCGTTCGATGGCGAGCAGATGCTTGCCTTCACCTGGCTTTCGCGCAGCGGCGCCACCGCCTTCGAGCTCTACGGCGGTGTCTCCGCCGAGGGCCAGAAGCAGCGGGTGAACTACGGCGTGAAGTGGGCGGCGCTGCAGGCCATGCGGGAAGACGGCTGCAGCCGCTACGACTTCAACGGCCTCCTGAACGACGGCATTTCCGATTTCAAGAAGCAGTTCGCCAGGCACGAGAACATGCTCATGGGAACGTGGGAACGGCCGTTGTCGCCGTTCTACCCCGCCTACTCGAAGGCCATGCCGCTCGCCCGCAAGGGCCTCCAGCAGGCGCGCCGGCTGCTGAAAGGCGCAGCCGGGCAGGTCCGCCCATTGGTCCGGAAGCTGCGTCCGGGCAGCTAG
- the manA gene encoding mannose-6-phosphate isomerase, class I, translating into MYEIDNVLRDYAWGSTTAIASLLGRPESGRPEAELWIGAHPDSPSVAHLPEDGTRSPLDSLISSDPEHFLGAESVAAFGPRLPFLAKILAAAQPLSLQVHPSLDQAREGFARENAAGLDAHAPNRNYKDDNHKPEMIFALTPFEALCGFRPVAETRKILQHVADAFPAGSQPPELVQALIDDLAAPDESAGLRQAFERLIAGGQGVAEDTALVVAALLSGAPLEPYQAELGTVISLNEKYPGDPGVLISLLLNRISLKPGEAVYLPAGNVHAYLHGLGVEVMASSDNVLRGGLTPKFVDVPELLNTIDFHPVAVPMLGAEKTVMDQELFRPPFGEFQLQRIELGPDAAPVPLAQAGAAVVIVVTGAVYLDSPKGDLELAQGGSAFIAAAEAPVNVHRVAGSTGPALAFAVTTGL; encoded by the coding sequence TTGTACGAGATTGACAACGTCCTGCGGGACTACGCCTGGGGTTCGACGACGGCGATCGCCTCGCTGCTGGGGCGTCCCGAGTCGGGGCGCCCGGAGGCCGAACTGTGGATCGGAGCGCACCCTGACTCGCCGTCGGTGGCGCACCTGCCGGAGGACGGGACGCGGAGCCCGCTGGACTCCCTGATCTCCTCCGACCCGGAACATTTCCTGGGCGCGGAATCCGTGGCGGCCTTCGGCCCCCGGCTGCCGTTCCTGGCCAAGATCCTTGCGGCCGCGCAGCCGCTCTCCCTCCAGGTCCACCCGAGCCTGGACCAGGCCCGGGAAGGATTCGCACGGGAAAACGCAGCCGGACTGGATGCCCATGCCCCGAACCGGAACTACAAGGATGACAACCACAAGCCCGAGATGATCTTCGCGCTCACGCCGTTCGAGGCATTGTGCGGATTCCGGCCGGTGGCCGAGACCCGGAAGATCCTGCAGCACGTTGCGGATGCCTTCCCCGCGGGCAGCCAGCCCCCGGAGCTGGTCCAGGCCCTGATCGACGATCTTGCCGCCCCGGATGAAAGCGCAGGACTGCGCCAGGCCTTTGAACGGCTGATCGCCGGCGGCCAGGGCGTGGCAGAGGACACCGCCCTGGTGGTGGCAGCTCTCCTGTCCGGGGCACCCCTTGAGCCCTACCAGGCCGAGCTGGGCACTGTCATCAGCCTCAACGAAAAGTATCCCGGCGATCCCGGCGTGCTGATCTCACTGCTGCTGAACCGGATCTCCCTGAAGCCCGGTGAGGCGGTCTACCTTCCCGCAGGCAACGTGCACGCCTACCTCCACGGGCTGGGCGTGGAGGTCATGGCGTCCTCGGACAACGTCCTGCGCGGCGGCCTGACGCCCAAATTCGTGGACGTCCCGGAACTCCTGAACACCATCGATTTCCACCCTGTGGCTGTTCCGATGCTCGGCGCCGAAAAGACGGTGATGGACCAGGAACTGTTCCGTCCCCCCTTCGGGGAGTTCCAGCTGCAGCGCATCGAACTGGGGCCGGACGCTGCTCCGGTCCCGCTGGCGCAGGCAGGCGCGGCAGTGGTCATCGTGGTGACCGGCGCCGTCTACCTCGACTCCCCCAAGGGCGACCTGGAACTCGCACAGGGCGGCAGCGCGTTCATCGCCGCGGCCGAGGCCCCGGTCAACGTCCACCGGGTGGCCGGCAGCACCGGGCCGGCACTGGCCTTCGCCGTGACCACCGGCCTCTAG
- a CDS encoding LCP family protein codes for MASSSSVLNTGSGPSLTDPVRYPVSASPAVRTKRAFVLVLLTLLVPGSAQLVAGDRKLGRTALRVTLCVWALLLLAVVLLLVNRSLVISIATNPVTSLLLVVVMSALALGWALLFLNTLRLIRPVLLAPRARPAVGIALVVALVLGSGSMGYAAYLLNVGRNAIGNIFSSGPAIEPVDGRYNFLMMGGDAGDDRTGRRPDSLSILSVDAQTGQTAIISVPRNFQNAQFSEGSPMRALYPDGYDCGDECLINAINTEVTNEHADLYPGVADPGAQATMEAVSGTLGMKIQAYVLVDMEGFSTLIDAMGGIRIKAGGWVPMSGYFDEATKTHGMPLGWIPAGDQTLNGAQALWYGRSREYVDDYSRIQRQQCVQQAMLKQLDPATLLSKFEDIAGAGTKVVESNISSAQLGSFLDLAIKARGKDVKRLTIGPPDFDASFSTNPDFDQIHERVDQLLASASAKGAQSAGIPDDGTAVPQAGAGHVQAAGAVPATLPAAGSAVRQPSPSDFTPVTTTPDGEPITEEMLTQLKLEGNEEAIRQLVATNGQCAPL; via the coding sequence ATGGCCAGCAGCAGCAGCGTTCTCAATACCGGCTCCGGTCCATCACTGACGGACCCGGTCCGCTATCCGGTCAGCGCTTCTCCCGCGGTCCGGACCAAGCGTGCCTTCGTCCTGGTCCTGCTGACCCTCCTGGTACCGGGCAGCGCCCAGCTCGTGGCAGGCGACAGGAAGCTGGGACGGACAGCCCTGCGGGTAACGCTCTGCGTGTGGGCACTCCTGCTGCTGGCAGTGGTGCTCTTGCTGGTCAACCGGAGCCTGGTCATCAGCATCGCCACCAACCCGGTCACCTCGCTGCTGCTGGTGGTGGTGATGTCGGCACTGGCCCTCGGCTGGGCTTTGCTGTTCCTGAATACCCTGCGCCTCATCCGCCCTGTCCTGCTGGCACCGCGGGCCCGCCCCGCCGTCGGCATTGCCCTGGTGGTGGCGCTGGTTCTGGGCAGCGGCTCCATGGGGTATGCCGCCTACCTGCTGAACGTAGGCCGCAACGCCATCGGCAACATCTTCTCGTCCGGTCCCGCCATCGAGCCGGTGGACGGTCGGTACAACTTCCTCATGATGGGCGGCGACGCCGGCGATGACCGCACGGGCCGCCGGCCTGACAGCCTGTCCATCCTGAGCGTGGACGCCCAAACGGGCCAGACCGCCATAATTTCCGTGCCCAGGAACTTCCAGAACGCGCAGTTCAGCGAAGGCTCCCCCATGCGGGCCCTCTACCCCGACGGCTACGACTGCGGCGACGAGTGCCTGATCAACGCCATCAACACCGAGGTTACCAACGAGCACGCGGACCTCTATCCCGGCGTGGCGGACCCCGGGGCGCAGGCAACCATGGAAGCCGTTTCCGGAACGCTGGGCATGAAGATCCAGGCTTACGTACTCGTTGACATGGAGGGGTTCTCCACCCTGATCGACGCCATGGGCGGCATCCGGATCAAGGCCGGCGGCTGGGTTCCCATGAGCGGCTATTTCGACGAGGCCACCAAGACCCACGGGATGCCCCTCGGGTGGATTCCGGCCGGGGACCAGACGCTCAACGGCGCGCAGGCCCTCTGGTACGGGCGGTCGCGCGAGTACGTGGATGACTACTCCCGCATCCAGCGCCAGCAGTGCGTGCAGCAGGCAATGCTGAAACAGCTTGACCCCGCCACCCTGCTGTCCAAGTTCGAGGACATCGCCGGCGCGGGAACAAAGGTGGTGGAGTCAAACATCTCTTCCGCCCAGTTGGGCAGCTTCCTGGACCTCGCCATCAAGGCGCGGGGCAAGGACGTCAAACGGCTGACCATCGGGCCGCCGGACTTCGATGCATCGTTCTCCACGAACCCCGATTTCGACCAGATCCACGAACGGGTGGACCAGCTGCTGGCATCGGCATCCGCCAAGGGTGCACAGTCGGCAGGAATTCCCGACGACGGCACGGCAGTTCCGCAGGCAGGCGCCGGACACGTCCAGGCGGCCGGGGCTGTCCCCGCCACCCTGCCCGCCGCGGGCAGCGCTGTCCGGCAGCCCTCGCCGTCGGACTTCACGCCGGTGACCACCACACCCGACGGCGAGCCGATCACCGAAGAGATGCTGACCCAGCTCAAGCTGGAGGGCAACGAAGAGGCGATCCGCCAACTCGTGGCCACCAACGGTCAGTGCGCCCCGCTCTAG
- a CDS encoding 5-(carboxyamino)imidazole ribonucleotide synthase: protein MMAPAATALGFELRVLAEGEDVSAVSAVPATPVGDYKDLQTLLDFAEGLDVMTFDHEHVPTDHLRALQDAGVNVQPGPDALVHAQDKLVMRAAIDRLELPNPAWASVADVDALVRFGDETGWPVVLKTPRGGYDGKGVRIVASAEEAAEAADWFAAMSPLLAEAKVEFTRELSALVARTPDGEARAWPVVHTIQVDGVCDEVIAPALDIPLEVAAAAEDAALRIAAELDVTGVLAVELFETPGTGAGFLINELAMRPHNTGHWTQDGSITSQFEQHLRAVLNLPLGATDALAPVTVMKNFLGGDNQDLYSAYPMALATEPAAKVHCYGKSVRPGRKIGHVNLMGSSTTEVDSVRRRATAVAGIIRDGRVTTEEPSAIFEENA, encoded by the coding sequence ATGATGGCCCCTGCCGCTACAGCACTCGGCTTTGAACTGCGTGTCCTCGCTGAAGGTGAGGACGTTTCGGCAGTGTCGGCCGTCCCTGCCACACCGGTGGGCGATTACAAGGACCTGCAGACACTCCTGGACTTCGCAGAAGGCCTGGATGTGATGACGTTCGACCACGAGCACGTACCGACGGACCACCTCCGCGCCCTGCAGGATGCCGGAGTTAACGTCCAGCCCGGACCGGATGCCCTGGTCCATGCCCAGGACAAGCTGGTCATGCGTGCCGCCATCGACCGGCTGGAACTGCCCAATCCCGCGTGGGCGTCCGTGGCGGACGTTGACGCGCTGGTCCGCTTCGGGGACGAAACAGGCTGGCCCGTAGTACTGAAAACCCCCCGGGGCGGCTACGACGGCAAGGGTGTGCGGATCGTCGCCTCAGCCGAAGAGGCCGCGGAAGCCGCTGACTGGTTTGCCGCCATGAGTCCCCTGCTGGCCGAGGCGAAGGTCGAGTTCACCCGCGAACTCTCCGCGCTCGTGGCCCGCACCCCCGACGGCGAGGCCCGCGCCTGGCCCGTGGTCCACACCATCCAGGTGGACGGCGTCTGCGACGAGGTGATCGCACCCGCGCTGGACATCCCGCTGGAGGTTGCTGCCGCAGCTGAGGACGCAGCATTGCGCATCGCCGCCGAGCTTGACGTCACCGGCGTCCTTGCCGTGGAACTGTTCGAAACCCCGGGCACAGGGGCTGGCTTCCTGATCAATGAACTGGCCATGCGGCCGCACAACACCGGCCACTGGACCCAGGACGGTTCCATCACCAGCCAGTTCGAACAGCACCTCCGCGCAGTCCTGAACCTGCCGTTGGGTGCCACCGACGCGCTGGCACCCGTGACCGTTATGAAGAACTTCCTGGGCGGAGACAACCAGGATCTGTACTCCGCCTACCCCATGGCGCTGGCCACCGAACCTGCTGCCAAGGTGCACTGCTACGGCAAGTCGGTGCGGCCCGGGCGCAAGATCGGCCACGTCAACCTGATGGGCAGTTCGACGACGGAGGTGGACTCCGTCCGCCGCCGGGCCACGGCCGTGGCGGGCATCATCCGTGACGGGCGGGTTACCACCGAAGAACCTTCCGCAATTTTCGAGGAGAACGCATGA
- a CDS encoding GtrA family protein, translating to MFSALADRIRGLASLFWREVAKFGAVGGVAFVIDNGLTYYLMHGPMSDSEAKARFVGATVATVFSWVANRFWTFRHRRQANVLREFIMFVIINGIGIGISTGFTALAKYWMGIDDKNLLFLAGVAGILVATVVRFFAYRFLVFNQELDQEPEFSHDHEIIEAHPHREPARAAERPAPTSADGGPQA from the coding sequence ATGTTTAGTGCACTTGCAGATCGTATCCGGGGGCTCGCCTCACTCTTCTGGCGTGAGGTGGCCAAGTTCGGTGCGGTGGGCGGTGTGGCGTTCGTCATTGACAACGGCCTGACCTATTACCTGATGCACGGCCCCATGTCGGACAGCGAGGCGAAGGCACGATTTGTGGGCGCGACCGTTGCCACGGTCTTCTCGTGGGTGGCAAACCGCTTCTGGACCTTCCGGCACCGCCGCCAGGCCAACGTGCTCCGCGAGTTCATCATGTTCGTCATCATCAACGGCATTGGCATCGGCATCTCCACCGGGTTTACGGCGCTGGCCAAGTACTGGATGGGAATCGACGACAAGAACCTGCTGTTCCTCGCGGGCGTGGCCGGCATCCTGGTCGCCACGGTTGTCCGCTTCTTCGCGTACCGGTTCCTGGTCTTCAACCAGGAACTGGACCAGGAGCCGGAATTCTCCCACGACCACGAAATCATCGAAGCCCACCCGCACCGCGAGCCCGCACGCGCGGCGGAGCGTCCGGCGCCTACTTCCGCCGACGGCGGCCCGCAGGCCTAG
- a CDS encoding TIGR03089 family protein, with translation MTTTPAIDLMGTLRSGNSTAPRLTWYGPDSERVELSGRVLDNWVAKTSNLLQDELDAEPGMRLRLALPAHWKAMVWALAGWQLGLETVFDGGPADFLATDDPTAATGQHGAVIAVALPALAMRWAGGLPAGWIDYAAEVRSHGDVFMPHTDPDPAGCALRTADGHTVPHRDLLTGFALQHEDGARVHIPADRGLESALSSALGAWQRDGSVVLTHPDVALTDKLRADERIHGS, from the coding sequence ATGACGACAACCCCCGCAATCGACCTGATGGGCACCCTTCGCTCGGGCAACTCCACGGCCCCACGCCTCACGTGGTACGGCCCAGACTCGGAGCGGGTGGAATTGTCCGGACGGGTCCTGGACAACTGGGTGGCAAAGACCAGCAACCTGCTCCAGGACGAACTGGACGCGGAGCCGGGCATGCGGCTGCGGCTTGCCCTTCCGGCGCACTGGAAAGCCATGGTGTGGGCGCTGGCCGGCTGGCAGCTTGGCCTGGAAACAGTATTCGACGGCGGCCCGGCCGACTTCCTCGCCACGGACGATCCCACTGCGGCCACTGGGCAGCATGGCGCTGTCATCGCCGTGGCGCTCCCCGCCCTCGCCATGCGGTGGGCCGGCGGTCTTCCCGCGGGTTGGATCGACTACGCGGCCGAAGTGCGTTCCCACGGGGACGTGTTCATGCCGCACACCGATCCGGATCCGGCAGGCTGCGCCCTCCGGACCGCCGACGGGCATACCGTCCCCCACCGGGACTTGTTGACCGGTTTTGCCCTGCAGCATGAGGACGGCGCCAGGGTTCATATCCCCGCAGACCGGGGACTCGAATCAGCGTTGTCCAGTGCGCTGGGAGCCTGGCAGCGCGACGGTTCGGTGGTGCTGACCCATCCCGATGTGGCCCTCACCGACAAGCTGCGCGCGGACGAACGCATCCACGGCAGCTAG
- a CDS encoding WhiB family transcriptional regulator, translating to MGQAERIQEDAVVAGQATAKYRARGVPSDWYVDPADPDAAERYNRNSTSVLEDQATAFLAAHEALLDGGAEPEDDLDPPMEIAAAGTAQPVWIGLPLQQDFDDEGELGWQTDALCAQTDPEAFFPEKGGSTRDAKKVCGACNVRSQCLEYALANDERFGIWGGLSERERRRLRKRAI from the coding sequence GTGGGGCAAGCAGAGCGTATCCAGGAAGATGCCGTCGTGGCCGGTCAGGCAACGGCAAAGTACCGTGCGCGGGGGGTGCCCAGCGATTGGTACGTGGATCCCGCCGATCCTGATGCTGCGGAGCGGTACAACAGGAATTCCACCAGCGTCCTCGAAGACCAGGCTACGGCGTTCCTTGCAGCGCATGAAGCCCTCCTGGACGGCGGCGCGGAGCCGGAAGACGACCTCGATCCGCCCATGGAAATTGCTGCCGCCGGGACGGCCCAGCCGGTCTGGATCGGGCTGCCGCTCCAGCAGGACTTCGACGACGAAGGTGAACTGGGCTGGCAGACGGACGCTCTGTGCGCACAGACGGATCCGGAGGCCTTCTTCCCCGAAAAGGGCGGCTCCACCCGCGATGCCAAGAAGGTTTGCGGCGCCTGCAACGTGAGGTCCCAGTGCCTTGAGTACGCGTTGGCCAATGACGAACGGTTCGGTATCTGGGGAGGCCTTTCCGAGCGTGAGCGCCGGCGGCTAAGGAAGCGAGCAATCTAA